In Sporichthyaceae bacterium, a single window of DNA contains:
- a CDS encoding PEP-utilizing enzyme — translation MSEYTEVGTGTAVFTDDRLIEGPLVFLDSPRAVIDFVVNGDVANTIVLARGGTTTFLTPALTAGVKGVITLQGAPESHLGILSREYGIPAVMGVTFTCGVRSSRGEVIPADGVRVRLDIAGRAGRVLVEPGAPIDDSPVPTPDADTVALMAQIQLLLQQFQGTVPHGTAGDEMIRAEFVTDVLTLTEENTHRDLTVEEINELLRYFNWNIWDFLALRATEGESGLIPRQEYECFGCVHDWQRYPAWFRLILDEIGVDGVIEMGSLARREPANKVNLLHTWCTIATPLFGRGILGELGVENTDQRAEDVRIVLQFARSLYKGVWGDGPMFTSMRNYRAPLLDQVWLDRFLADVAPLGGDREFFTSFNASTEMLGFLLYLDNRSGLHDSGPYDLGDGRFMIVRDHFLRDDIYHWHDVAANLPHCITQAMVFHPEPGLQCKLMDGGTLFTEPANYLRYLTDVAVYVRQEWDTPASEIRRIDRAEMESILAECKTVTDRLYQRLATMSGRDKIIWGAQVYYAEFIAPFARAAGVWQEMLDEHAFWEWDEITANAYFPLVREQLGVQMVGKLFLSGGGYPPLSAGALVEVELADLHRVALRGMLPDLGVGVDAELLEKSGLICSTPQGFLITEEGLAKHEALLSAERTALDLEALKPVYERFLSANGQFKALNIRWLDSDDGGKWGLVDQLSSLVRRIEPALDSTTEVLPRFAGYKPRLAAALALVEDGKFEYLTAPALDSVHTVWMELHEDYLRTLGISREEEGSY, via the coding sequence GTGTCTGAGTACACCGAGGTCGGCACCGGCACCGCGGTCTTCACCGATGACCGCCTCATCGAAGGACCGTTGGTATTCCTGGACTCCCCGCGCGCGGTCATCGACTTCGTCGTCAACGGCGACGTGGCGAACACGATCGTGCTGGCCCGCGGTGGCACCACCACGTTCCTGACCCCTGCGTTGACGGCCGGCGTCAAGGGCGTGATCACGCTGCAGGGTGCGCCGGAGTCGCACCTGGGCATTCTGTCCCGCGAGTACGGCATCCCCGCGGTGATGGGCGTGACCTTCACCTGCGGCGTGCGCAGCTCCCGCGGCGAGGTCATCCCCGCGGACGGTGTGCGGGTGCGGCTGGACATCGCCGGCAGGGCGGGCCGGGTGCTGGTCGAACCGGGCGCTCCCATCGACGACTCCCCGGTGCCCACCCCGGACGCCGACACCGTCGCACTGATGGCGCAGATTCAGCTGCTGCTGCAGCAGTTCCAGGGCACCGTGCCGCACGGCACCGCGGGCGACGAGATGATCCGCGCGGAGTTCGTCACCGACGTGCTGACGCTGACCGAGGAGAACACCCACCGCGACCTCACGGTGGAGGAGATCAACGAACTTCTGCGCTACTTCAACTGGAACATCTGGGATTTCCTCGCGCTGCGCGCCACCGAGGGCGAATCCGGTCTGATCCCCCGTCAGGAATACGAGTGCTTCGGCTGCGTGCACGACTGGCAGCGCTACCCGGCCTGGTTCCGGCTGATCCTGGACGAAATCGGCGTGGATGGCGTCATCGAGATGGGGTCGCTCGCCCGTCGCGAGCCCGCGAACAAGGTGAACCTCCTGCACACCTGGTGCACCATCGCCACCCCGTTGTTCGGCCGCGGCATCCTCGGTGAGCTCGGCGTCGAGAACACCGACCAGCGCGCGGAGGACGTCCGAATTGTGCTGCAGTTCGCCCGCTCGCTGTACAAGGGCGTGTGGGGCGACGGCCCGATGTTCACCTCGATGCGCAACTACCGCGCGCCGTTGTTGGATCAGGTGTGGCTGGACCGGTTCCTCGCCGACGTGGCGCCGCTCGGCGGCGACCGCGAGTTCTTCACCTCGTTCAACGCCTCCACCGAGATGCTTGGTTTCCTGCTCTACCTGGACAACCGCTCCGGCCTGCACGACTCCGGACCCTACGACCTGGGCGACGGCCGATTCATGATCGTGCGCGACCACTTCCTGCGCGACGACATCTACCACTGGCACGACGTCGCGGCGAACCTGCCGCACTGCATCACGCAGGCCATGGTGTTCCACCCCGAACCCGGCCTGCAGTGCAAGCTGATGGACGGCGGCACGCTGTTCACCGAGCCCGCGAACTACCTGCGCTACCTGACCGATGTGGCGGTCTACGTGCGGCAGGAGTGGGACACCCCGGCGAGTGAGATCCGACGTATCGACCGTGCGGAGATGGAGTCGATCCTCGCCGAGTGCAAGACGGTCACCGACCGGCTCTACCAGCGGCTGGCCACCATGTCCGGGCGCGACAAGATCATTTGGGGTGCGCAGGTCTACTACGCCGAGTTCATCGCGCCGTTCGCCCGCGCCGCGGGGGTCTGGCAGGAAATGCTCGACGAGCACGCCTTCTGGGAGTGGGACGAGATCACCGCCAACGCATACTTCCCGCTGGTGCGTGAGCAACTCGGCGTGCAGATGGTCGGCAAGTTGTTCCTGTCCGGCGGCGGCTACCCGCCGCTGTCCGCCGGTGCGCTGGTCGAGGTTGAACTCGCGGACCTGCACCGGGTGGCGCTGCGCGGCATGCTGCCCGACCTGGGGGTCGGGGTGGATGCGGAGCTGCTGGAGAAGTCCGGGCTGATCTGTTCGACCCCGCAGGGTTTCCTGATCACCGAGGAGGGCCTGGCCAAGCACGAGGCGCTGCTGTCCGCCGAACGCACCGCACTCGACCTGGAGGCCCTCAAGCCGGTGTACGAGCGCTTCCTGTCCGCCAACGGCCAGTTCAAGGCGCTGAACATTCGGTGGCTGGACTCCGACGATGGCGGCAAGTGGGGATTGGTCGACCAGCTCTCCTCCCTGGTCCGACGCATCGAGCCCGCCCTGGACTCCACCACTGAGGTGTTGCCGCGCTTCGCGGGGTACAAGCCGCGGTTGGCCGCCGCGCTGGCCCTGGTCGAGGACGGGAAGTTCGAGTACCTGACGGCGCCCGCGCTGGACTCGGTGCACACCGTGTGGATGGAACTGCACGAGGACTACCTGCGCACCCTCGGCATCAGCCGGGAGGAGGAGGGCTCCTACTGA